From Methanosarcina lacustris Z-7289, one genomic window encodes:
- a CDS encoding nicotianamine synthase family protein, protein MAIEVNESVELSPEIVLEEILALHRDIRVMSDDEILYGPLDRTGELFRKLDSLITMDIEEDAALKLLQKKELDPVFADLSRFRSLYTVRLETEHANEILESDSPWDALEKFLFYGNYLKLVRTESRGLGLSPGDRVAFLGSGPLPLTLIVFFRQHGIKSTGIEQDSSRANLSKRVLEKLGLSEAVTIINGNHFSLNGKGFALNPDTGIKALMIAAQAEPKKEILEHLLKVMPVGSRISCRIYEKGLMKLLNRNCLLDLPEGFEEHERVQPEPPVYNTVVFLEKKR, encoded by the coding sequence ATGGCTATTGAAGTTAACGAGAGCGTGGAGCTTTCACCTGAGATTGTTCTCGAAGAAATTCTTGCTTTGCACCGGGATATAAGGGTAATGTCCGATGATGAAATCCTCTACGGACCTTTGGACCGAACAGGGGAACTGTTCCGGAAGCTGGATTCTTTGATCACTATGGACATTGAAGAGGATGCAGCCCTCAAACTTTTGCAAAAGAAGGAACTGGACCCTGTCTTTGCTGATTTGAGCAGGTTTAGAAGTCTTTACACCGTAAGGCTTGAAACTGAGCATGCAAATGAAATCCTTGAGAGTGACTCCCCCTGGGATGCCCTGGAAAAATTTCTCTTTTATGGGAATTATCTCAAGCTGGTCCGCACGGAATCCAGGGGTCTCGGGCTTTCCCCCGGGGATAGGGTTGCTTTTCTCGGGAGCGGACCACTTCCTCTGACCCTGATCGTTTTCTTCAGGCAGCACGGGATAAAAAGCACGGGGATAGAACAGGACTCCAGCCGGGCAAACCTATCAAAAAGAGTGCTGGAAAAACTCGGGCTTTCCGAAGCTGTCACAATAATCAACGGAAATCATTTTTCACTGAATGGAAAAGGCTTTGCACTGAATCCGGATACAGGGATTAAAGCCCTGATGATAGCAGCCCAGGCCGAGCCCAAAAAAGAGATCCTTGAACATCTTTTAAAGGTAATGCCCGTCGGAAGCAGAATCTCGTGCAGGATTTACGAAAAAGGGTTAATGAAACTGTTGAACAGGAACTGCCTGCTTGATTTGCCGGAGGGCTTTGAGGAACACGAGAGAGTCCAGCCGGAACCACCTGTTTACAATACTGTCGTGTTTCTGGAGAAAAAAAGGTAA
- a CDS encoding ArsR/SmtB family transcription factor produces the protein MTKSLQQIVDIGEALSHPLRLKLLYLLAERERYVYELAKDLDLSRQVVNLHLKRLEKAGFVESDLRLEDDDMRAKKFFKLKEFEVSLSMEDLKKIFE, from the coding sequence ATGACAAAATCACTTCAACAAATTGTGGATATAGGCGAGGCCCTCTCCCACCCGCTCCGATTAAAGCTTCTTTATCTGCTGGCTGAAAGGGAGAGGTATGTGTATGAGCTTGCCAAGGATCTGGATCTCTCAAGACAGGTAGTAAACCTGCATTTGAAGCGCCTGGAGAAAGCAGGATTTGTTGAAAGTGACCTCAGGCTCGAAGATGACGATATGCGAGCCAAGAAATTTTTTAAGTTGAAAGAGTTTGAGGTCTCCCTCTCTATGGAGGACCTGAAAAAGATTTTTGAATAA